One stretch of Ptiloglossa arizonensis isolate GNS036 chromosome 7, iyPtiAriz1_principal, whole genome shotgun sequence DNA includes these proteins:
- the LOC143149493 gene encoding uncharacterized protein LOC143149493, whose product MVFVRMKVEWTVSLLCLLASGLIPSGESEQHRDERDLYPPPLVYPFGGNFKLIIGLAVPVQLSGKILVFGQNFQFQYALPDNATFFTKFFQDSTSGRRRRSTSWDERMPIYDILERELDRRNIDGRSCLKKDICEVAVSPMKDEGLVGELLHLLLTPNQGDFTTMDEEYLEAEAIGRRHGNCSLIYSACPAGLGILDRISSVH is encoded by the exons ATGGTGTTTGTTCGGATGAAAGTGGAATGGACGGTGTCTCTGTTGTGCCTTCTCGCGAGTGGGCTGATTCCGAGCGGTGAAAGCGAGCAACACCGAGATGAGAGGGATCTGTATCCACCGCCTCTTGTTTATCCTTTCGGCGGCAATTTCAAG CTGATCATAGGCCTCGCGGTCCCGGTGCAACTCTCTGGCAAGATTTTGGTCTTTGGCCagaactttcagttccaatacgCGTTGCCAGACAACGCGACCTTCTTCACGAAGTTCTTCCAGGACTCAACGTCTGGACGACGTCGTAGAAGCACGAGCTGGGACGAGAGGATGCCCATCTACGATATCCTCGAACGAGAACTCGACAG acgaaatatcGACGGTAGGAGTTGCTTGAAGAAGGACATTTGCGAGGTTGCTGTATCCCCGATGAAAGACGAGGGATTGGTCGGAGAATTGTTGCATTTACTGCTGAC GCCAAATCAGGGGGATTTCACGACGATGGACGAAGAGTATTTGGAAGCGGAAGCGATCGGGAGAAGACACGGAAATTGTTCGTTGATTTATTCCGCGTGTCCGGCAGGCCTAGGGATTTTAGACCGAATTTCCAGCGTTCATTAA